GATTCAAATACATGGTTGTTAGATCGTTCAATAGCTAAGATTAAATGGCGCATATTTTTCACCATATCGTTAAAGTGAATAGTCAAATCACCTATTTCATCTCTTGTTTTTTGTTTTGTCTTAACAGTTAAATCTCCAGCAGCTACCTTCATTACATCTTTCTTCAAATGTATGATTGGGTTTAATATGCGACTCGTAACAACATAAACGATAATTAATGATAAAACTACAGCTGTTAATGAAATAATCATAATCCAACTACGTAATTTATTGGAACTGGCCATTAAATCTTTATATGTATAAGACGTCCCAAGTTTCCAACCCGTTTGATCAACAGTTTCAAATGCAAGTACCTTCTCCTCACCGTTGAAATTATAATGGAAAAAGCCCTGTTCATTTTCTCCATACATCTTGCCTATAAATTCAAGATTAGATAAGTTGTTCCCTCTCTCTGTCGGGTGCACAATGGCATTTTTATTTTTATCAAGTATAAAAGGATAACCGTTATTCGTTAGATCAATATTCTGCATCACTGATTCTAATTGTTCAAGCTTAAGATCAGCAGCAATGACCCCTTTAAACTCGTTGTCAATTATCATTGCTTTTGACACTGTTACTACTAATTCACCGTCTTCACTAATATAAGGTTCTGTCCATATGGCCTTATCCTTGGTTTGCTCTGCTAGCGTATACCAAGGTCTATCAAACACGGTAAAGTTTTCACCTAATTCCACGGGTGGCTGAATTTTCAGTGTGTCATTTCGAGCAGCCACATAAATTAAATACGCATCGGAATAAAGATCTAAGTAATTATTAAATCTGTCCAGAATAATAGGGTCTAATTCCTTAATGTCACTTTCATTGGCAGATAACATAGCTAATACATATGCTTCAAAGTCTTTTTCTCTACTAATCTCTTCAATGCTAATCGCATATTTCTCAACAAATGAATCTACGTAATTATTTATTTGCTCGACAAGGTTTTCAGCCTGTATTTTGACGTCTTTTTCAATTTGTTGCTCCGTTTGATATTGCAAAAACAAAGCAACAAATAATAACGTACCTATCATTAATAGCATAAATAACACTAGAAGCTTCCTCTTAATTGATGTAAACAATCTCTAATTCACCATCCTGCTGTATAATTTTTGGTTTTTTTCCACACCTTTCAAAGTTTAACATAATTCACAAAGTACACAAGCATAAAATTACACTATACCCATAGAAATAATGTATTTAACCTATGTAAGCTTTAACTTCGGATAAGCAGGTGCAAAATTAATCCCACCTAATTGCAAAACCCCACCTTAAGAGGCGGGGTCTGAACTCTGTAAATAAAAAAAAGAGAGTGGCCTATCAAATGGTCGTTCGTCACTCTCTATATGAACATGTAAATATTAGATCAGTTTTTTTCTAATAAACCAGCAGTTATTTTCCAAACGTTGTCTGCATATTGTTGTATCGTTCTATCGCTAGAAAAGTAGCCAGAATGTGCAATATTTATAGCACTCTTTTTTAACCATTCATCCCTAATTTGATAGGAAATTCCTATCTTCTCTTGTGTACAAACATAAGAATCAAAGTCTCGAAGAACAAAATAATGGTCATTTTGCATAAGTAAAGAGTCATAAATGACCTCGAACTCATCTAACACATGTGGGAAAAAGCCATTTATTAATTGATTAATTATTTGTTTAATTCGTTCGTCATGATGGTAGTATTCAGTAGATTGATAACCTCCATGTTCATAGTATTGGATGACTTCGTTTGCCGAAAGGCCAAATGTAAACATATTTTCTTGACCAATCCGCTCATTCATTTCTACATTAGCTCCATCAAGTGTCCCAATTGTAATAGCACCATTCATCATAAATTTCATATTTCCTGTTCCAGAGGCTTCCTTACTCGCCGTCGATATTTGTTCACTAACATCTGTAGCAGGAAAGATCTCTTCAGCCAGTGATACCTTATAATTTTCTAAAAAAACTACTTTTATTATGTCGTTTATATCCGAATCATTATTCACAATGTCGGCAACTGAATTAATTAATTTAATTATTTTTTTTGCATAAAAATATCCTGGTGATGCTTTAGCACCAAAAATAAAAGTTCTTGGAAAGACCATGAAACTTCTATCTTCTTTTAGCCTGTTATATAAGTACATAATATGCAGTACATTTAACAATTGCCTTTTATATGCATGAAGTCTCTTAACTTGGACATCAAATATAGAATGTGTATCAACGACAAGACCAGTTTGATCCTTTATCCTGCGTGCTAGTATTTTTTTTCTCTCTTGCTTCACATGATACAACTGTTCCTGAAAGATTGAGTTCTCACAATATTTTTGGATTTCAATTAGTTTTTCAGGTGCTGAAATCCATGAATCTCCTATTGTTTCATTTAATAGCATTGTCAATTGAGGGTTTGCCTTTAATAACCATCTTCTATGCGCTATGCCATTTGTTTTGTTATTAAATTTATCAGAAAAAACATCATGAAATAACTTCATTTCTCGCTTCTTTAAAATTTCAGAATGCAATTTTGCTACTCCATTTACACTATGACTGCCTACGATAGCAAGATGTGCCATCTTTACAACATCATGAGCAATAATAGCCATACGTTCAATTCGTTCCCAGTCATTAGGATACCTTTGCCACAAGTCTCTACAAAATCGCTCGTTAATTTCTTCAACGATCATATAAATTCTCGGAAGAAGCGGTTGAAAAATGTCAATTGGCCATTTCTCAAGTGCTTCTGTTAATGTAGTATGATTCGTATATGAAATTGTATTTGTTGTTATATTCCACGCTTCATCCCAGTTCATACGCTCCTCATCAAGTAGAATCCTCATTAATTCAGGAATAGCTAATACAGGATGAGTATCGTTAATATGAATAGAAATATGTTCGTGAAAATCTCTTAAACTACTGTGATTAAGCTTATATGAACGAACAATACTTTGCAGACTAGAAGATACTAGAAAGTACTGCTGTTTTAACCTTAGTAGCTTTCCTTCAACATGTGTATCATCTGGATATAAAAATTCTGAAATTGCTTCAGTTTCACTTTTATAATCCATCATATTTTTACGAACTGCATGAGGAGAAACTTCCGCGCTCCAAATTCGAAGGGTATTAACTGAATGTAAGCCGTAACCTATAATTGGTATATCGTATGGTACAGCCATCACTATTTCCGTTTCAACATGTCGAAATGATAAATAATTATTTTTATTAGTTGTTTCAACCTCACCCCAAAAACGGACCTCTACTGCTTCATCTGGTCTTCGAACCTCCCACACATTTCCATGTCGCAACCATTGTTCAGGTAGTTCTACTTGATATCCATCAACTATTTTTTGATCAAACAACCCATGCTTATATCTAATACCGAATCCATGTCCCGGAAGATTTAAAGAAGCTAATGAATCTAGAAAACACGCTGCAAGACGTCCTAATCCTCCGTTACCTAGGCCTGCATCTGCTTCACTTTCCTCAATTTCAGCTAAACTAATACCAAGTTCCGCTAACCCCTCATCAACAACTTCTCTAATTTCTAAATTAATTAAATTATTACCAAGCAATCTTCCTAGCAAAAATTCAATTGATAAATAATACACCTGTTTATTTTCATTCAGGCGGTTCCTTTCATTTGTTTCGATCCATTTGGTGCTTATATGTTCTCTTACCATGTTTCCTAGCGTAAAATATTGATCGCGTATAGTTGAATAACGAAATCCCTTCCCATATATGGTCTCATATTTTTTGATAAATGCTTCTTTGAACGTCTCTTTGTTAGAGAACACGATTACCACTCCGAGTCATCAAATCAGCATACAGCTGATTGTATTTAAAAGCCGATTGTGCCCAACTAAAATCACGACCCATCACTTCTATAATCAACTTATTCCACAAATTAGTTTTATGATAATAGGATAATGCTCTCTTAATTGTATACAACATATCGTGAGCATTATAATTCGTAAATGTAAAGCCATTTCCTGTCATTGTCTCTTCATTAAATGATTCAACCGTATCGTTTAAGCCACCTGTTTCTCTTACAATAGGAATAACCCCATATCTCATTGCTATTAATTGACCTAATCCACACGGTTCAAATAAGGAAGGCATGAGGAATAGGTCTGCTCCTGCATATATCATCCTGGCTAACTCTTCGTGAAAACCGATGTATGCTTTACACTTATCTGGATAATGATTTACCATTTCATTAAAGAATGACTCATATTGATGATCTCCAGACCCAATGACAATCAATTGTATATCTTCTTGCATAAGTTCATGGAAAATATTAATAAGTAAATCAATCCCTTTTTGTTGGGTTAACCTTGTTACCATTGCGATAACTGGTGTTTTTTTTCTAACAGGTAATGAAAAATGTTCTTGTAGATGTTGTTTATTCAATACTTTTGAATCTATAGAGGTTCTATCGAAATTCTTAGTAATATATGGATCATTTTTGGGATCATACGATTGATCATCTATGCCATTTAATATTCCAACGAGCGACTGTTTTCTATCTCTAAGAACTCCATCTAATTTCTCACCATAATAAGGTGTCTGAACTTCATGTTTGTATGTGGGACTTACCGTTGTAACAACATTTGAGGTAACTATACCTGCTTTCATAAAGTTTACATTCCCATAAAACTCCAGGCTAGTTGCTGCAAATGATTGTTCATTTAAACCGAATAATTCTGGTAAAATTTCTTTCGGATATACGCCTTGATACTGAAGATTATGAATAGTGAAAACAGTCTTTATGTTCTCGTAAAAGGGCACTTTACTATATTTTTCTTTTAACAAATAACTAATCATTCCAGTATGCCAATCATGAGCATGTATGACATCTGGCTTAAAATCTAAAATTGGTAACGATGCTAAAACCGCCTGGCAAAAAAATGAAAAGCGTTCACCATCATCATAATGTCCATATAAGATAAAATCACGTTTGAAATAATATTCATTATCGATAAAATAAAATGTGACTCCATCTTGTTCTAATGACTCAATTCCACAATACTGCTGTCTCCAACCGACTTGAACAGTTATATTCGCTTCTTTTTTCATTTTTTTTCTATACTGGATAGGAATCGTTCCGTATTTTGGTAGCATCACTCTAATATCTGTACCGAGTTGTCTAAGCTCTTTCGGTAACGCTCCTGCTACATCACCTAGTCCGCCTGTTTTTGCAAATGGTACACATTCTGAAACAGCAAATAAAACTTTCATGTATTCATCAACGCTCCTTGAATTGTCCCCTTTGGAACTATATATGGTGTTGTGTAATCACCTGTAAGTATGACATTATTTTCTACTTTAACATCTTTATCTAAAATGATACCGTTTAATACACAGTTTTCACCTATTTGACTCTTTTGCATAATAATACTGTCTTTTACTACTGTCCCTTTACTTATGTTTACCGAGCGAAAGATGATGCTATTTTCAACTTCACCTTCGATTTTACATCCATTTGCAATAAATGAATTTTTTATCCTCGAGCCATTCATATATTTTGTAGGAGGTTCATCTTTCACTTTAGTATAAATTGGATTAATTTGGTTAAATAGCTCTTTCCACACTTGAGGTTTTAATAGTTCTAGACTATGTGTATAGTAATCTTTTATAGTGTTTATTTTTGCAACATATCCCTCATATTCGTATCTACATATTTGTAAATGATGTGAAGGATCTAATACCACGTCTTGAATTGTCGTATATCCAAATTTTTCATAGTTAGTGATTAAGTCAAACAATAGAGAAAAATTAAAGATGTACATACCCATAGGTTTGCCGTTATGTGCAATTTCAGTAATATCACAATGTGACTCTATATGTTGTTGCAAAATAGCTTGATAGTCAATATTGCATACTGTATAACAATTTGAGATTAATACATATTGCTGTTTGCTACGAAGAAAATAATCGATGTTGTTCTTATACTGCCGGAAAACATTGAATTCCTCACTCTGTGAATCAACCGCAGAAGGAAAAAAGAATAATCCATCCCTTTTACGATTTAAATCCCACTGCTTGCCATATTCAATATGATCCATAAGTGAACGATATTGATCTTTCGGAAAAATAGCGACACTAGTAATTCCAGAGTTCACCATATTGGAAAGTACAAAATCAATTAATCTATATCTCCCAGCAAATGGGATTGCTGCTACTGAGCGATTGATAGTTAGTTGTTGTATAGAGTCAAAGCTTTGTGTTGCATCAATGATCCCAAGCATCGTTTGATTCATTTATTCGCCATCCTTTCCTTGTTCATTTATGAACAAACATATGTGAAATAAGTAATATAATTTTCATATGTTCTTATAATGCAAATTATTCCTCACTAACCAAAATGATTTCATCACTTTCTTCCTTTTTACGTATTATCATGTCATCACATATATTAACTCCTGAAGAAATAATGGCGTTATCTATATAAGCATTTTTCCCAATAGTTGCTCCAGGCATAATTACAGCATTTTTCACAACTGCTCCCTCCATAATATGTACACCTTGGAAGAGAACAGATTGATCAATCTCTCCTTCTACGATACACCCTTCACATACAATGGACTCTCTTATGTCTCCAGTTGGGGCTATATATTGTGGAGGATGATTAGGATTAACTGAGTAAATTCGCCATGAATGATCATATATATTTAAATCTGTATCATTGTGTAATAAATCCATATTGGCTTCCCATAAACTATTAACAGTACCCACATCTTTCCAATACCCTTGAAAAGGATAAGCGACTAATTTTTTTTGTTCACCGAGTAATAAAGGAATAATATCTTTGCCAAAATCATGCGTTGATTCAGGGTTAAGTTCATCTCTTTCTAATACATCAAGTAAAATAGATGTCTTAAAAATATAAATTCCCATTGAAGCAAGGTTATTTTTAGGATTCGTTGGTTTCTCTTCAAAATCAGTAATATTCATGGTTTCGTCTGTATTCATAATGCCAAAGCGACTCGTTTCTTCCCACGGAACTTCGATGACAGAAATAGATACGTCTGCCTGTTTTTGAATGTGGTAATCAAGCATATACGCATAATCCATTTTATAAATATGATCTCCAGACAAAATCAGTACATATTCAGGGTTATACTGTTTAATGTAATTAATATTTTGATATATTGCTGAGGCTGTCCCCGTATACCATTTCATTCCTGCTTCCGCAATGTACGGAGGTAATAGTGTTACGCCACCATTTTTTCGATCAAGATCCCAAGCACTGCCTATACCAATATAATCATGTAATTCTAATGGCTGATATTGAGTAAGAATTCCAACAGTATCAATTCCTGAATTTGTACAATTACTTAACGCAAAGTCAATAATTCGATATTTACCTCCGAATGGCACTGCTGGTTTTGCTATCTCTTTTGTTAATGACCGTAGTCGGCTACCTTTTCCTCCTGCTAAGATCATTGCTATGCATTTTTTTTTGCCCATCTGTTTTCTTCTTCTCCTTTCTTTTTTTAATAGGACGTATAATCGATATCCCTAATGGAGGAATTGTAACTGCTAAGTGATATGGCTTCCCATGATATGTGCCTTTGTTACTAATTATTTTTTTGCTATTTCTATTTCCAGCACCTCCAAAATCCAATTCGTCACTATTTAGAATTTCCCGATACTCACCTTTGCTCGGAACACCAACTATATAATCATGGTAAACTGTAGCAGTGAAATTACATACGATAATTAAAAAGTCCTGTTCATTTTTTCCTTTTCTAATAAATGAAAATATTGATTGCTCATGATTGTTTACATCAATCCATTCGAAACCGTCATGAGTATCATCCATTTCATATAAAGCTTTATTTCTTTTATAAATTTTAAGTAACTCTTTAACATATGCATGAAGTTTTTGATGCATGACAAAATCTTGCAAGTTCCAATCTAATTGTTCTTGATCTTTCCATTCATCAAATTGTCCAAATTCTCCACCCATAAATAACAATTTCTTACCAGGATGTGCTATTAAATAGCCGTATAAAAGGCGAAGCTGGGCAAATTTCTGCCAATAGTCACCAGGCATTTTATTTAACAGTGATTTCTTACCATGAACAACCTCATCATGCGATAGTGGTAAAACAAATTTCTCTGAAAATGCATATAGAAGTGAGAAAGTTACTTTGTCATGTAAATATTGACGGTCACTGAACTCAGCCTTCATGTAAGTCAAGATATCATTCATCCAACCCATATTCCATTTGTAACTAAATCCTAAACCTCCTGCTGATACATTTCCTGTTACTTGAGGGAAGTCAGTCGAATCCTCCGCAATCACTAACGTTTCAGGTGCATAAAAGGAAATAACTTCATTAATTTTTTGTAAAAATGATATGGCTCCTTTATTAAGATGTTGATGTCCATCTGTACTAGGCCAATAAATCATATTAGCTACAGCATCA
The Bacillus sp. SM2101 genome window above contains:
- a CDS encoding glucose-1-phosphate adenylyltransferase, yielding MGKKKCIAMILAGGKGSRLRSLTKEIAKPAVPFGGKYRIIDFALSNCTNSGIDTVGILTQYQPLELHDYIGIGSAWDLDRKNGGVTLLPPYIAEAGMKWYTGTASAIYQNINYIKQYNPEYVLILSGDHIYKMDYAYMLDYHIQKQADVSISVIEVPWEETSRFGIMNTDETMNITDFEEKPTNPKNNLASMGIYIFKTSILLDVLERDELNPESTHDFGKDIIPLLLGEQKKLVAYPFQGYWKDVGTVNSLWEANMDLLHNDTDLNIYDHSWRIYSVNPNHPPQYIAPTGDIRESIVCEGCIVEGEIDQSVLFQGVHIMEGAVVKNAVIMPGATIGKNAYIDNAIISSGVNICDDMIIRKKEESDEIILVSEE
- a CDS encoding glycogen/starch/alpha-glucan phosphorylase gives rise to the protein MFSNKETFKEAFIKKYETIYGKGFRYSTIRDQYFTLGNMVREHISTKWIETNERNRLNENKQVYYLSIEFLLGRLLGNNLINLEIREVVDEGLAELGISLAEIEESEADAGLGNGGLGRLAACFLDSLASLNLPGHGFGIRYKHGLFDQKIVDGYQVELPEQWLRHGNVWEVRRPDEAVEVRFWGEVETTNKNNYLSFRHVETEIVMAVPYDIPIIGYGLHSVNTLRIWSAEVSPHAVRKNMMDYKSETEAISEFLYPDDTHVEGKLLRLKQQYFLVSSSLQSIVRSYKLNHSSLRDFHEHISIHINDTHPVLAIPELMRILLDEERMNWDEAWNITTNTISYTNHTTLTEALEKWPIDIFQPLLPRIYMIVEEINERFCRDLWQRYPNDWERIERMAIIAHDVVKMAHLAIVGSHSVNGVAKLHSEILKKREMKLFHDVFSDKFNNKTNGIAHRRWLLKANPQLTMLLNETIGDSWISAPEKLIEIQKYCENSIFQEQLYHVKQERKKILARRIKDQTGLVVDTHSIFDVQVKRLHAYKRQLLNVLHIMYLYNRLKEDRSFMVFPRTFIFGAKASPGYFYAKKIIKLINSVADIVNNDSDINDIIKVVFLENYKVSLAEEIFPATDVSEQISTASKEASGTGNMKFMMNGAITIGTLDGANVEMNERIGQENMFTFGLSANEVIQYYEHGGYQSTEYYHHDERIKQIINQLINGFFPHVLDEFEVIYDSLLMQNDHYFVLRDFDSYVCTQEKIGISYQIRDEWLKKSAINIAHSGYFSSDRTIQQYADNVWKITAGLLEKN
- a CDS encoding methyl-accepting chemotaxis protein — its product is MLLMIGTLLFVALFLQYQTEQQIEKDVKIQAENLVEQINNYVDSFVEKYAISIEEISREKDFEAYVLAMLSANESDIKELDPIILDRFNNYLDLYSDAYLIYVAARNDTLKIQPPVELGENFTVFDRPWYTLAEQTKDKAIWTEPYISEDGELVVTVSKAMIIDNEFKGVIAADLKLEQLESVMQNIDLTNNGYPFILDKNKNAIVHPTERGNNLSNLEFIGKMYGENEQGFFHYNFNGEEKVLAFETVDQTGWKLGTSYTYKDLMASSNKLRSWIMIISLTAVVLSLIIVYVVTSRILNPIIHLKKDVMKVAAGDLTVKTKQKTRDEIGDLTIHFNDMVKNMRHLILAIERSNNHVFESVQGLSAVSEETNASSEEIAKATNEIALGASRSAEDIEKSNQLISVLSTQIKNVTTLTDKMSLLSVDAEIANENGFEKIEELKSIFSKTEENFNTVDEIIVHLEKKIAEIESVMKTINDFSEQTNLLSLNASIEAARAGEHGKGFAVVANEVRKLAEQSTVATDQVRRTIQSIQSESKRTVHEMANTKRYYKEQALVVNDTEQAFNTISTIVDQLKSSIDDVQEDMTNIHNHRQEVSQSIENIAAMSQQAVAACEEVSASTDEQSIAFNSVTKVSEDLLESSEELTERISRFKV
- a CDS encoding sugar phosphate nucleotidyltransferase, which translates into the protein MNQTMLGIIDATQSFDSIQQLTINRSVAAIPFAGRYRLIDFVLSNMVNSGITSVAIFPKDQYRSLMDHIEYGKQWDLNRKRDGLFFFPSAVDSQSEEFNVFRQYKNNIDYFLRSKQQYVLISNCYTVCNIDYQAILQQHIESHCDITEIAHNGKPMGMYIFNFSLLFDLITNYEKFGYTTIQDVVLDPSHHLQICRYEYEGYVAKINTIKDYYTHSLELLKPQVWKELFNQINPIYTKVKDEPPTKYMNGSRIKNSFIANGCKIEGEVENSIIFRSVNISKGTVVKDSIIMQKSQIGENCVLNGIILDKDVKVENNVILTGDYTTPYIVPKGTIQGALMNT
- the glgA gene encoding glycogen synthase GlgA translates to MKVLFAVSECVPFAKTGGLGDVAGALPKELRQLGTDIRVMLPKYGTIPIQYRKKMKKEANITVQVGWRQQYCGIESLEQDGVTFYFIDNEYYFKRDFILYGHYDDGERFSFFCQAVLASLPILDFKPDVIHAHDWHTGMISYLLKEKYSKVPFYENIKTVFTIHNLQYQGVYPKEILPELFGLNEQSFAATSLEFYGNVNFMKAGIVTSNVVTTVSPTYKHEVQTPYYGEKLDGVLRDRKQSLVGILNGIDDQSYDPKNDPYITKNFDRTSIDSKVLNKQHLQEHFSLPVRKKTPVIAMVTRLTQQKGIDLLINIFHELMQEDIQLIVIGSGDHQYESFFNEMVNHYPDKCKAYIGFHEELARMIYAGADLFLMPSLFEPCGLGQLIAMRYGVIPIVRETGGLNDTVESFNEETMTGNGFTFTNYNAHDMLYTIKRALSYYHKTNLWNKLIIEVMGRDFSWAQSAFKYNQLYADLMTRSGNRVL
- the glgB gene encoding 1,4-alpha-glucan branching protein GlgB, which encodes MTVSAPPTDFDLHLFHEGSLFQSHMLFGAHICQKGDVIEGTRFCVWAPHAQSVSVVGTFNDWNGKNFELEKINDEGVWHLFMPVNLVGEIYKYEIVTPSNQKILKSDPYAFYSEERPQTGSIVYNMSSYKWKDKKWQNRKQKNVQSKPVFIYELHFGSWKTKADGSHYSYNELAELLIPYVVENGYTHIELLPLIEHPLDISWGYQGVGYFSATSRYGSPHELMKFIDLCHQQGIGVILDWVPGHFCKDNHGLYMFDGQPTYEYENSKDRENPVWGTANFDLGKPEVQSFLISNALFWIEHFHIDGFRVDAVANMIYWPSTDGHQHLNKGAISFLQKINEVISFYAPETLVIAEDSTDFPQVTGNVSAGGLGFSYKWNMGWMNDILTYMKAEFSDRQYLHDKVTFSLLYAFSEKFVLPLSHDEVVHGKKSLLNKMPGDYWQKFAQLRLLYGYLIAHPGKKLLFMGGEFGQFDEWKDQEQLDWNLQDFVMHQKLHAYVKELLKIYKRNKALYEMDDTHDGFEWIDVNNHEQSIFSFIRKGKNEQDFLIIVCNFTATVYHDYIVGVPSKGEYREILNSDELDFGGAGNRNSKKIISNKGTYHGKPYHLAVTIPPLGISIIRPIKKRKEKKKTDGQKKMHSNDLSRRKR